The Stygiolobus azoricus genome window below encodes:
- a CDS encoding TQO small subunit DoxA domain-containing protein produces the protein MEKVVILGLIFSILVVGWILATGQWAYGNVVGPLVNNSKLPKLEITYINAYNTPQGLCLIMNITDIDGPDAYPASAPLMEIYNANHTFVMFLNSSQISNDTVKIIQAPWNANKKDSVNWYSGFVVILGSEGQFHLLIKGVHLAPGKYYVKLYTPAISTGREAVASFSIT, from the coding sequence ATGGAAAAAGTAGTTATTCTTGGCTTAATTTTCAGTATCTTGGTAGTGGGCTGGATATTAGCTACTGGCCAGTGGGCTTATGGAAACGTAGTAGGGCCTTTAGTAAATAACTCAAAATTACCAAAGCTAGAGATCACTTACATAAACGCTTATAACACACCCCAAGGCCTATGCCTTATAATGAACATAACAGATATCGATGGTCCTGACGCTTACCCAGCTTCCGCTCCACTGATGGAGATATACAATGCAAATCACACGTTTGTGATGTTCCTAAACTCTTCACAGATATCTAACGATACCGTGAAGATAATACAAGCCCCATGGAACGCGAATAAAAAGGACAGTGTTAACTGGTATTCGGGATTCGTAGTAATATTGGGAAGTGAAGGACAGTTCCACTTACTAATAAAAGGAGTGCACTTAGCTCCCGGAAAATATTACGTGAAATTATACACACCAGCAATATCTACCGGTAGGGAAGCAGTAGCGAGTTTTAGTATAACGTAA
- a CDS encoding ABC transporter substrate-binding protein: MIGKKNLLIVSLVLILITMISPIISSGYAVISNFDQPVLSASNYRNFTPYVAVLNEVWGYTSYTALYQALVAGQVQLAGIVDQAEILQAEHNPNLYLYDQPYYGFGPIIQFNFAKYPMNNTYFRWAIFSLVNYQLVQQKVFANGLLGVAIPYFVNPSLYPLFYNPNASIFYETHESYNLTRAQVYLQKAGLVYNKSLGTWTYPNGTPLTITWIIPANNPLDLNLAQIVTQAAKQIGLNIQYQVVPFTPTLIQDLITGNYQLITLGWSVNAIAPAFLYFIYGPLAPSTSFNNFVNDSINQLLTKAYVQSSTVNESAYYTRQAIYLLQAAAPVIIAGWTNEVQGAYLPGYANYIPTVGGGISLFNVHQAGTTQGKVNWGITIESAAPTTYDIYSAQTLYEFDGLGEVYDTPLTSPPFNALELLPWVVANWTVISNLNETIPGTNIKIVNGQEIILDLVHNATFHNGLPLTAQAINFTIWYFDMGGYSSNPFNSSKDTIYIGNYYGKPVILNYTAESNHSSFEWFGTLPGLVYSYVPPNNPYEIEIFFNTSSVWNIYSISGIYIVPPSIFENIPPYELGSDVYSVSQHGQVIGSGPYYLYSWNTSTGSTFYRFNGYFRIDPLVNLIANITPGSSYTFTFNITQIAAAPAYINGKATVSEPIVPIDNATGYAEIWQYGSTKVLKTIPITHISGDQYQVTIDTTGLTPGETYVLFINATYTEPLVLNMSANSYGTGTMTVNVPHVYYAYYSFNVLQTVTTTPPVTTTTTTTTTTTIVSTITPVPSASAPALPPTPTVNVGVATYGSLGVGIVLVIVAIIVAVLVGRRR, translated from the coding sequence ATGATAGGAAAAAAGAATCTTCTCATCGTTTCTCTAGTTTTAATATTAATAACAATGATATCACCAATTATATCTAGTGGATATGCAGTAATATCTAATTTTGATCAACCGGTATTGTCAGCGTCAAATTATAGAAACTTTACTCCCTATGTTGCAGTGCTTAATGAAGTTTGGGGTTACACGTCATATACAGCACTTTATCAAGCCTTGGTTGCAGGACAAGTTCAACTTGCAGGAATAGTTGACCAAGCTGAAATACTACAAGCAGAACACAACCCTAACTTATACCTCTACGATCAGCCTTACTATGGTTTTGGTCCAATTATACAATTCAATTTTGCTAAGTACCCTATGAACAACACATACTTTAGGTGGGCTATATTCAGCCTCGTAAACTACCAGTTAGTGCAACAAAAAGTGTTCGCAAACGGTTTATTAGGCGTAGCTATTCCATATTTCGTGAACCCATCTTTATATCCATTATTCTATAATCCAAATGCAAGCATATTCTATGAAACTCATGAAAGTTATAACCTAACAAGAGCTCAGGTTTACTTGCAAAAGGCGGGATTAGTCTATAACAAGTCTTTGGGGACTTGGACTTATCCAAACGGAACACCCTTAACTATCACGTGGATAATACCAGCTAACAATCCGCTAGACTTAAATTTAGCTCAAATAGTAACACAAGCTGCTAAACAAATAGGTCTAAACATACAATATCAAGTTGTGCCTTTTACACCTACATTAATACAAGATTTAATAACGGGAAATTACCAATTAATAACATTAGGTTGGTCTGTAAATGCAATAGCTCCAGCCTTCTTATACTTCATTTATGGACCCTTAGCACCTTCAACTAGCTTTAATAATTTCGTAAATGACAGTATAAATCAACTTTTAACGAAAGCGTATGTACAATCTAGTACAGTTAACGAATCTGCTTACTACACTAGACAAGCTATATACTTATTACAGGCTGCTGCACCCGTAATAATAGCCGGTTGGACTAATGAAGTTCAAGGTGCTTACTTACCCGGTTATGCAAACTATATACCTACCGTAGGTGGAGGTATATCACTATTTAATGTTCACCAAGCAGGGACAACGCAAGGAAAAGTTAACTGGGGAATAACTATAGAGAGTGCAGCACCAACAACCTATGACATATATAGTGCTCAAACCTTATATGAGTTTGACGGGTTAGGTGAAGTTTACGATACTCCCTTAACCAGTCCGCCTTTCAATGCATTAGAGTTACTACCGTGGGTAGTAGCTAACTGGACGGTGATAAGTAACTTAAATGAAACGATACCAGGGACTAACATAAAGATCGTGAACGGTCAAGAGATAATATTGGACTTAGTACATAATGCCACATTCCATAACGGCTTACCACTCACAGCACAAGCAATAAACTTCACTATATGGTACTTCGACATGGGTGGTTACTCTTCTAATCCCTTTAATTCATCTAAAGACACAATATATATTGGAAACTATTATGGAAAGCCAGTAATTCTGAACTATACTGCCGAATCCAATCACTCTTCCTTTGAATGGTTTGGCACCTTGCCTGGCTTAGTGTACAGCTATGTACCTCCTAATAACCCATATGAGATAGAGATATTCTTCAATACTAGCAGTGTATGGAATATATACTCTATATCAGGTATATATATAGTTCCACCCTCGATCTTTGAGAACATACCGCCTTATGAGCTAGGTTCAGATGTATATTCAGTCTCTCAGCATGGCCAAGTTATAGGTTCAGGTCCATATTACTTATATTCATGGAACACGTCAACAGGTTCTACATTCTACAGATTTAACGGATACTTTAGAATTGATCCATTAGTAAACTTAATCGCCAATATAACACCGGGTTCATCATATACATTCACATTCAACATCACTCAAATAGCCGCTGCTCCGGCTTACATAAACGGTAAAGCAACTGTAAGTGAACCTATTGTACCAATTGATAATGCAACAGGTTATGCAGAGATATGGCAATACGGGTCTACAAAAGTCCTAAAGACTATACCGATAACTCATATAAGTGGTGACCAATATCAAGTTACCATAGACACTACGGGATTAACGCCAGGTGAGACTTACGTTTTGTTCATAAATGCTACTTATACAGAACCCTTAGTACTTAACATGTCCGCTAATAGCTATGGAACTGGTACAATGACCGTGAACGTTCCGCATGTTTACTACGCCTACTACTCCTTCAACGTACTCCAGACTGTGACAACAACTCCACCAGTAACAACAACAACTACGACAACAACAACAACTACAATTGTAAGTACGATTACTCCCGTACCTAGTGCTTCAGCTCCAGCCTTACCACCTACCCCGACTGTTAACGTCGGAGTCGCAACTTACGGATCCTTAGGTGTTGGGATAGTACTAGTGATAGTAGCTATCATAGTAGCTGTATTAGTCGGAAGGAGGAGATAG
- the doxD gene encoding thiosulfate:quinone oxidoreductase large subunit, giving the protein MAKMELNEGNSTRMEYIWPIRFAVGWMFLDGGLRKAVLKPEKLDPNSSSFVGGKLVNFLPHAGPFKPFLLMTLENRTLDVTFLTVFSYVELLVGIMIVIGLLTRLAALGALAMSVGFAPAYWLGSTCEDEWQIGALLTAGSVVLMLTAAGRVWGLDHFLYKKFGDRPIANVPILKWIKLW; this is encoded by the coding sequence ATGGCTAAAATGGAATTAAATGAAGGAAATTCGACGAGAATGGAGTACATATGGCCCATACGTTTTGCTGTAGGTTGGATGTTTTTAGACGGTGGTTTAAGAAAGGCTGTACTAAAGCCTGAAAAGTTAGACCCTAACTCATCTTCATTCGTAGGAGGAAAACTGGTTAACTTTCTTCCACACGCTGGTCCGTTTAAGCCTTTCTTACTAATGACTCTAGAGAACAGAACATTAGACGTAACATTCCTCACTGTCTTCAGTTATGTCGAGCTACTTGTGGGGATTATGATAGTGATCGGGTTGTTAACAAGATTAGCAGCACTAGGTGCTCTAGCAATGTCTGTGGGTTTCGCTCCAGCATACTGGTTAGGTTCCACATGCGAGGACGAGTGGCAAATCGGTGCTCTATTAACAGCAGGTTCAGTAGTACTAATGCTAACAGCTGCTGGAAGAGTTTGGGGATTAGATCACTTCCTATACAAGAAGTTCGGAGATAGACCAATAGCTAACGTGCCAATACTTAAGTGGATTAAACTGTGGTGA
- the cobB gene encoding NAD-dependent protein deacetylase — translation MEDEKINTIVDMLLSSVNAIAFTGAGISTASGIPDFRGPNGLWKKYSPELASIEYFERDPKGFWEFYSTRMRSLFEAKPNPAHFALAELERIGLIKYIITQNIDGLHQKAGSKNVIELHGTMKRSYCSSCFRSYDSSEVLTKIDNGELPPKCSCGGIIRPDVVLFGEPVKEINYALQIAYDSDLALVVGSSLTVYPANLVPQVVKERGGRLIILNMEETPLDFIADVVIRDRVEKVLSIIVNEVKRKVDLG, via the coding sequence ATGGAGGACGAAAAAATAAACACAATAGTTGACATGTTACTTTCTTCAGTAAACGCTATAGCTTTCACCGGTGCCGGGATTAGCACTGCTTCCGGGATACCTGACTTCAGGGGACCTAACGGTCTTTGGAAAAAATACTCCCCTGAATTAGCAAGCATAGAGTACTTTGAAAGGGATCCCAAAGGTTTCTGGGAGTTTTACTCCACAAGGATGAGGAGTCTATTTGAAGCAAAGCCAAACCCTGCACATTTTGCCCTAGCTGAACTCGAGAGAATAGGGCTAATAAAATACATTATCACACAAAACATTGACGGTCTTCACCAAAAAGCCGGTTCAAAAAACGTGATAGAACTTCACGGTACTATGAAGAGGAGTTATTGTTCCTCATGCTTTAGGTCTTACGATTCGTCTGAGGTCCTTACGAAAATAGACAATGGTGAACTTCCCCCTAAGTGTTCATGTGGTGGGATTATTAGACCAGATGTCGTACTGTTCGGAGAACCGGTTAAGGAAATAAATTACGCACTACAGATTGCTTATGACTCAGACTTGGCTTTAGTGGTAGGTTCCTCCTTGACTGTATATCCGGCAAATTTAGTTCCGCAAGTAGTAAAGGAAAGAGGAGGTAGACTGATAATCCTCAACATGGAGGAAACACCTCTGGACTTTATTGCAGACGTTGTGATAAGGGATCGTGTTGAAAAGGTCTTATCGATAATAGTTAATGAAGTCAAGAGAAAGGTGGATCTGGGGTAG
- a CDS encoding KaiC domain-containing protein produces MIRLSTGIHDFDKLIEGGIPQGFFVALTGEPGTGKTIFSLSFIHEGLVHGEPAIYVTTEESRDSIIRQAKMFNWDLEEYIEKKLIIIDALMKEREDEWSLTELEPEALVQKVIEAKQKLGSGWARLVIDSVSALFLDKPAMARKISYYLKRVLNKWRFTILVTSQYAITTSQAFGFGVEHVADGIIRFRRVIRDGMLHRYVIIEKMRQTNHDKYVWEIDIVPGKGIVLLGRLNERREDYALPKKVMDKIKEANKDESDIQ; encoded by the coding sequence ATGATTAGGTTATCTACTGGTATACATGATTTTGACAAGCTTATTGAGGGAGGCATCCCACAAGGATTCTTTGTAGCCTTAACTGGTGAACCCGGGACTGGTAAGACGATCTTCTCCCTCAGCTTTATACACGAAGGACTCGTCCACGGGGAGCCTGCTATTTACGTCACTACGGAAGAGAGTAGGGATTCCATAATCAGGCAAGCCAAGATGTTTAACTGGGACCTTGAAGAGTATATTGAAAAGAAGTTAATAATAATTGATGCGTTAATGAAGGAAAGAGAAGACGAGTGGTCTTTAACGGAGTTGGAGCCAGAGGCACTGGTCCAAAAAGTAATAGAAGCTAAGCAAAAATTGGGCTCTGGATGGGCTAGGCTAGTAATCGATTCCGTATCCGCACTTTTCTTAGACAAACCTGCAATGGCGAGGAAAATAAGTTACTACTTGAAGAGAGTACTTAACAAGTGGAGGTTTACAATCCTCGTTACATCGCAATATGCGATAACTACTTCTCAAGCTTTCGGTTTCGGTGTTGAACACGTAGCCGATGGGATAATTAGATTTAGGAGAGTAATAAGGGATGGTATGCTACATAGGTATGTTATTATAGAGAAGATGAGGCAGACAAACCACGATAAGTACGTTTGGGAAATTGATATAGTCCCGGGAAAGGGCATAGTCCTTTTGGGAAGACTAAACGAGAGGAGGGAGGACTATGCTTTACCCAAAAAAGTAATGGATAAGATAAAGGAAGCAAATAAGGACGAAAGCGACATTCAGTAA